From a single Paludibacter jiangxiensis genomic region:
- a CDS encoding 1-deoxy-D-xylulose-5-phosphate reductoisomerase translates to MKSSLVTGQKQQIAILGSTGSIGTQALEVISAHPDRFEVYALTANQSIDLLIKQARQFQPEVVAIANDAYYFTLKEALADLPIKVFSGSESIAQIAEMETVDVVLTAMVGYSGLLPTLKALKAGKKIALANKETMVVAGELVCELAQRYHSPIIPVDSEHSAIFQCLTGEVGNDIEKIILTASGGPFRNKELSYLQSVTKREALKHPNWDMGAKITIDSASMMNKGFEVIEAKWLFGLTPEQIDVVVHPQSIIHSMVQFADGAVKAQMGLPDMKLPILYAFSYPDRLKTDYPRLNFADYPQLTFEKPDMTKFRNLSFAYDAMQRKGNAACILNAANEVVVAAFLKDAIGFLQMSDVIEATMAKVSFMLQPAYEDYVATDTEARAVASELVGKYC, encoded by the coding sequence ATGAAATCGTCATTAGTTACCGGACAAAAACAACAAATAGCCATTCTTGGTTCTACAGGCTCAATTGGTACTCAAGCCCTTGAAGTCATATCCGCTCATCCCGACCGTTTTGAAGTATATGCGCTGACGGCGAATCAAAGTATCGATTTGCTTATCAAGCAGGCTCGCCAATTTCAACCTGAAGTGGTTGCTATAGCCAATGATGCCTATTATTTCACTTTGAAAGAGGCTTTGGCAGATCTGCCTATCAAGGTTTTTTCGGGAAGCGAGTCAATTGCTCAGATTGCCGAAATGGAGACCGTTGATGTGGTATTGACTGCAATGGTGGGTTATTCCGGTTTGTTGCCGACGCTTAAAGCGCTTAAAGCAGGGAAAAAAATAGCCCTGGCAAATAAAGAAACAATGGTGGTGGCCGGAGAGTTGGTGTGCGAATTGGCACAACGCTATCATAGTCCGATTATTCCCGTGGATTCCGAGCATTCAGCTATTTTTCAATGTCTCACCGGCGAAGTGGGGAATGATATCGAAAAGATTATTCTTACGGCTTCCGGTGGACCATTCCGAAATAAAGAACTTAGTTATTTGCAGAGTGTTACCAAGCGTGAGGCTCTTAAACATCCCAACTGGGATATGGGAGCAAAAATCACGATTGACTCTGCTAGTATGATGAATAAGGGTTTTGAAGTGATTGAGGCCAAATGGTTGTTCGGGCTCACGCCGGAGCAGATCGATGTTGTGGTGCATCCACAGTCCATCATACATTCGATGGTTCAGTTTGCCGACGGAGCAGTTAAAGCACAAATGGGGTTGCCGGACATGAAGTTGCCGATATTGTACGCCTTTTCTTATCCGGATAGACTTAAAACGGATTATCCGCGTCTGAATTTTGCCGATTATCCTCAATTGACTTTTGAAAAGCCGGATATGACAAAATTCAGAAACCTCTCTTTTGCGTATGACGCTATGCAGCGAAAAGGAAATGCGGCATGTATATTGAATGCTGCTAATGAGGTCGTTGTCGCAGCTTTTCTGAAGGATGCTATCGGCTTCCTGCAAATGTCAGATGTGATTGAGGCAACAATGGCAAAAGTGTCGTTTATGCTTCAGCCGGCTTATGAAGATTATGTTGCTACCGATACGGAAGCCCGCGCTGTTGCTTCCGAGCTGGTGGGTAAATATTGCTAA
- a CDS encoding DUF6051 family protein, protein MDYLDLYNLLEAKVNPNETEIVIDEFVTVQNQTFKSANWTILQGHPHLRCDEHNMDFSDEIFKTELGYTEEGLDLIDSEVNENKEFNFHIFVPTKQKNEKEAILLMHGFNEKSWPKYLPWAYRLAKDTHRCVVLCPMAFHMNRALSTWSDRRLMHSVSLCRKEHFPDLLQSSFSNVAISTRVQSKPQRFIWSGLQTYYDIVQFIDQVKAGKYPPLTAGMQFHFFSYSIGTFLSEILKLTDPKGYFTDSKLLAFCGGPTFNRLTPVSKAILDSEANVALYSYLVEHLESHLKREKRLYHYLEEHPEGHSFRMMLDFKVMRQEREKRFREISSQVFAIALEQDKVIPAYDVVSTLKGAAHDIPTEVIVTDFDYPYTHENPFVNKESIRDKVNSAFQTTFDKFCNFLNA, encoded by the coding sequence ATGGATTATTTAGATTTGTATAATTTACTGGAGGCTAAGGTCAATCCGAATGAAACAGAAATTGTGATAGATGAATTTGTAACTGTGCAAAACCAGACGTTCAAATCTGCCAACTGGACTATTTTACAGGGGCATCCGCATCTGAGGTGTGATGAACACAATATGGATTTCTCTGATGAAATATTCAAAACCGAGCTTGGTTACACAGAAGAAGGGCTGGATCTGATTGACTCGGAAGTAAATGAAAACAAAGAGTTTAACTTTCACATTTTTGTTCCCACAAAACAGAAAAACGAAAAGGAAGCTATCTTATTAATGCACGGGTTCAATGAGAAATCCTGGCCGAAATATTTGCCTTGGGCTTATCGACTGGCAAAAGACACTCACCGCTGTGTAGTGCTCTGCCCGATGGCTTTTCACATGAACCGCGCTTTGTCGACATGGAGCGACCGCAGACTGATGCATAGCGTAAGTTTATGCCGCAAAGAACATTTCCCGGACTTACTGCAATCTTCGTTTTCCAATGTGGCTATCAGTACCCGAGTACAATCGAAGCCGCAACGTTTTATCTGGTCAGGACTACAAACATATTACGATATAGTACAATTTATCGACCAAGTGAAAGCCGGCAAATATCCACCGCTCACTGCCGGTATGCAATTTCACTTCTTCTCTTATTCTATCGGAACATTCCTTTCTGAAATCTTAAAACTGACAGACCCAAAGGGTTATTTTACCGATTCCAAGCTGCTCGCTTTTTGCGGGGGCCCCACATTCAACCGGCTTACTCCGGTTTCGAAAGCAATTCTCGACAGCGAGGCCAATGTTGCGCTCTATTCGTATCTGGTGGAACACCTTGAAAGCCACCTGAAACGTGAAAAACGGCTCTATCACTACCTGGAAGAACATCCGGAAGGCCATTCGTTCCGTATGATGCTCGATTTTAAAGTAATGCGTCAGGAACGTGAGAAACGCTTCCGTGAAATCAGCTCGCAGGTTTTTGCCATCGCATTGGAACAGGACAAAGTAATTCCTGCTTACGATGTGGTGAGTACCCTCAAAGGCGCAGCACACGACATACCGACCGAAGTCATCGTAACTGATTTTGATTATCCTTACACACACGAGAATCCATTCGTCAACAAAGAAAGCATACGGGACAAGGTAAATAGTGCTTTCCAGACAACCTTTGATAAATTTTGCAATTTCCTGAATGCATGA
- a CDS encoding VOC family protein: MININPYLAFPGTCEDAFKFYEQVFNAKISRLERFSDMPQQDDLVVPEPFMNKVMHVALPISNEAILMGSDGGDEWSPKMTTGNNVTLSVAVDTNDEADRIFEALAEDGKIAMPMGITFWGEYFGMCTDRFDINWMISSKQKSK, encoded by the coding sequence ATGATAAATATCAACCCATACCTGGCATTTCCGGGTACATGCGAAGACGCATTCAAATTTTACGAACAAGTATTTAACGCCAAAATTTCCAGATTGGAACGCTTTAGCGACATGCCGCAACAAGACGACCTGGTAGTACCCGAACCGTTTATGAACAAAGTAATGCATGTTGCCCTGCCAATCAGCAACGAAGCAATACTGATGGGAAGTGATGGCGGTGACGAATGGTCGCCTAAAATGACAACCGGAAACAACGTTACTCTGTCGGTTGCCGTAGATACAAATGACGAAGCCGACCGCATATTTGAGGCGTTGGCAGAAGATGGCAAAATTGCGATGCCCATGGGCATTACTTTTTGGGGCGAATATTTCGGAATGTGTACCGACAGGTTCGATATAAACTGGATGATAAGCAGCAAGCAAAAGAGCAAATAA
- a CDS encoding pyridoxal phosphate-dependent aminotransferase, with product MFTKKKLKINRHLFYETSHSPSLVDIVGEKMLSKVTDFCFIANPYFPDKRLTKKLQERLPMLMKSYPSSNPRLSQEHLAKVLHVKPEQLLIGNGASELITIIQKEFIDDFAIPVPTFSEYTDKLKKQECAHLFQLPPEKNYQLDLDEYASWIDERGITSALIINPGNPTGQLLSLNDMIVFLNRMQHLRLIIVDESFMDFVAEDIPSLLPHVKHHPNVIIVRSMSKHCGVPGLRLGYCCTANMELLKRLRGLTPVWNINTIAEYFVSQLPATDAQYQKARLRVIKDVRYLYNELKNLDGFFAYPTGSNFVLIKILHGMTATELQHKLLEEYHLYVRDCSNKTGMDNLHIRVASQGMAKDKLLIAALKEISEQ from the coding sequence ATGTTCACAAAGAAAAAACTCAAGATAAACCGTCACCTATTTTATGAGACATCTCATTCTCCCTCACTTGTTGATATTGTGGGAGAAAAGATGTTGTCGAAAGTAACCGATTTCTGTTTTATTGCCAACCCATATTTTCCGGACAAACGTCTCACAAAAAAATTACAGGAACGTTTGCCCATGCTGATGAAATCGTATCCATCAAGCAATCCGCGCCTGTCGCAGGAACATCTGGCGAAAGTGCTTCATGTAAAACCGGAGCAACTGCTTATCGGCAATGGAGCTTCAGAACTGATTACCATTATCCAAAAGGAGTTCATCGACGATTTTGCCATTCCGGTACCAACGTTCAGCGAATATACCGACAAACTGAAAAAGCAGGAATGTGCGCATCTTTTTCAGCTTCCGCCGGAAAAGAACTATCAGCTCGATCTGGATGAATATGCCAGTTGGATTGACGAACGGGGCATCACCTCTGCTCTGATTATCAACCCCGGCAATCCAACAGGACAGTTACTGTCACTTAACGATATGATTGTATTCCTCAACAGGATGCAGCACTTACGGTTAATCATTGTTGACGAATCGTTTATGGATTTTGTCGCCGAGGATATTCCTTCGCTGTTGCCTCATGTAAAACATCATCCCAATGTGATTATAGTGCGCTCCATGAGTAAACATTGCGGAGTTCCCGGCTTACGCTTGGGCTATTGCTGCACGGCCAACATGGAATTATTGAAACGATTACGCGGACTCACTCCGGTTTGGAATATCAACACCATTGCCGAATACTTTGTATCGCAATTACCGGCTACCGACGCGCAATATCAAAAGGCTCGGTTACGTGTAATAAAAGATGTTCGCTACCTTTACAACGAATTAAAGAATCTGGACGGCTTTTTTGCCTACCCTACCGGCAGTAACTTTGTACTAATTAAAATTCTGCACGGAATGACGGCCACCGAGCTACAACACAAGCTACTGGAAGAGTATCATCTCTACGTGCGCGACTGTAGCAATAAAACCGGCATGGACAATCTGCACATCCGGGTGGCTTCGCAGGGAATGGCAAAAGACAAATTGCTGATCGCCGCTCTGAAAGAAATAAGCGAACAATAA